A DNA window from Anaerocolumna sp. AGMB13020 contains the following coding sequences:
- a CDS encoding DEAD/DEAH box helicase, protein MGVKSFQDFRLSEEIKKALNGLEYYIPTEVQQQVIPKALEKKDLLVKAQTGSGKTAAYAIPICEQLEWLENKPQALILTPTRELAVQVKEDFTNIGRFKRIKATAIYGRHSFSIEKTELKQKSHVVAGTPGRVLDHIRKGTLPLSKINYLVIDEADRMLDMGFLEQVESILKELPKERVTMMFSATIQEEIKSITSKYIRNPDYIDISKSDTPVKEIEHSLYPTDNEDKFELLREVTIIENPDSCIIFCRTKEQVDLVCCQLTEKGYSCHKIHGGMEQEERLDSMNRFKRGEFSYLVATDLAARGIDVENISLVINYDLPFESEVYVHRTGRTGRAGQKGKAISFVTTAEGRYLKDIESFIGFEITEAVRPAKEEIALLKTAFDKKQKAAPVIRIMKSDNLNKEITKLKFYGGKKKKLRATNFVGVISNLNGVTAEDIGIITIQDTLTYVEILNGKGSLVLEAMQQTMIGGKQLKVIKVK, encoded by the coding sequence ATGGGAGTAAAAAGTTTTCAGGATTTCAGACTAAGTGAAGAAATTAAAAAGGCATTGAACGGCCTTGAATATTATATACCTACCGAAGTACAGCAGCAGGTGATACCGAAAGCCTTGGAAAAGAAAGATCTGTTAGTAAAAGCACAGACAGGCAGTGGTAAAACAGCGGCATATGCAATACCCATATGTGAGCAGCTTGAGTGGCTTGAAAATAAACCACAGGCACTTATTCTGACACCGACCAGAGAACTGGCAGTTCAGGTAAAAGAGGATTTCACCAACATCGGCAGATTTAAGAGAATCAAAGCCACAGCAATCTATGGCAGACATTCCTTTTCCATTGAGAAGACGGAACTAAAACAGAAGTCCCATGTTGTTGCCGGGACCCCCGGTCGTGTTCTGGATCATATCAGAAAAGGAACCTTACCCTTAAGCAAGATAAATTATTTAGTGATTGACGAAGCTGACAGAATGCTCGATATGGGATTTTTAGAGCAGGTTGAAAGTATCCTGAAAGAGCTACCGAAAGAACGTGTAACAATGATGTTTTCAGCTACGATACAGGAGGAAATCAAGAGTATAACATCAAAGTATATAAGAAATCCGGATTATATTGATATCAGTAAGTCTGACACTCCGGTAAAGGAGATTGAACACTCACTTTATCCTACGGATAATGAGGATAAATTTGAACTGCTGAGAGAGGTTACGATTATAGAGAACCCGGATAGCTGTATTATATTTTGCAGAACCAAAGAGCAGGTGGATTTGGTATGCTGTCAGCTGACGGAGAAGGGGTACTCCTGTCATAAGATTCATGGTGGAATGGAGCAGGAGGAGCGTCTCGATTCTATGAACCGCTTTAAGAGAGGAGAGTTCAGCTATCTGGTTGCAACAGATTTGGCAGCCAGAGGGATTGATGTAGAGAATATATCCTTAGTCATAAATTATGACCTGCCATTTGAAAGCGAAGTCTATGTTCACCGTACTGGAAGGACCGGACGAGCAGGTCAGAAGGGAAAAGCCATTTCCTTTGTAACAACAGCTGAAGGCAGGTATCTAAAGGATATCGAAAGTTTCATCGGTTTTGAGATTACCGAAGCCGTCAGACCAGCAAAAGAAGAGATTGCGCTTCTGAAAACCGCTTTTGATAAGAAGCAAAAAGCAGCGCCGGTAATCAGAATAATGAAGAGTGATAATCTGAATAAGGAGATAACGAAGCTTAAATTCTATGGCGGTAAGAAAAAGAAACTCAGAGCAACGAATTTTGTCGGGGTTATTTCTAATCTTAATGGCGTTACGGCTGAGGATATTGGGATTATTACGATTCAGGATACGCTAACCTATGTAGAAATACTGAATGGAAAAGGTTCGCTGGTCCTGGAGGCAATGCAGCAAACCATGATAGGCGGTAAACAACTAAAAGTAATCAAAGTAAAATAG
- the rsmH gene encoding 16S rRNA (cytosine(1402)-N(4))-methyltransferase RsmH, with translation MENQEQKHQRRVRYKGTHPKKFSEKYKELNPESYGDTIEKVISKGNTPAGMHRSICVEEILDILKITPGETGLDATLGYGGHTLEMLKRLESKGHLYATDVDTIELPRTRERLEQLGYGPEILTLKQMNFSCIDQVVSLSGPLDFVLADLGVSSMQIDNPDRGFSFKFDGPLDLRLNPSNGISAAERLKTITQSELEGLLFENSDEPNAAAIAKAVVTEIKKGNDIATTNKLTQVIKDTLKFLPESTREEEVKKACRRCFQALRIDVNNEFEVLYDFLEKLPSALASGGRVAILTFHSGEDRLVKKSFKQLLRAGIYREIAPDAIRPSAEECNSNSRARSAKLRWAIKA, from the coding sequence ATGGAGAATCAAGAACAAAAACATCAACGACGTGTCCGATATAAAGGCACCCACCCTAAGAAATTCAGTGAAAAATATAAAGAATTAAATCCGGAAAGTTATGGTGATACCATAGAAAAAGTTATTTCAAAAGGCAATACACCTGCCGGTATGCATCGTTCCATCTGCGTAGAGGAAATTCTGGATATTCTAAAAATTACGCCGGGTGAAACAGGACTGGATGCTACCTTAGGTTACGGCGGTCACACTTTGGAAATGCTTAAACGTCTGGAATCCAAAGGGCATCTTTATGCAACAGATGTGGATACTATTGAGCTTCCCCGTACAAGAGAACGCCTGGAGCAGTTAGGTTATGGTCCTGAAATCCTGACCCTTAAGCAGATGAATTTTTCCTGTATCGATCAGGTGGTAAGTCTTTCTGGCCCATTAGATTTTGTATTGGCTGATTTAGGGGTCTCTTCCATGCAGATTGACAATCCTGACCGAGGTTTTTCCTTTAAGTTCGATGGACCCTTGGACCTGCGTCTCAATCCCAGCAATGGTATTTCTGCCGCTGAACGGTTAAAGACCATCACGCAGAGCGAACTGGAGGGATTACTTTTTGAAAATTCCGATGAACCCAATGCAGCTGCCATTGCCAAAGCAGTCGTTACCGAAATCAAAAAAGGGAACGATATAGCAACAACAAACAAGCTTACACAGGTCATTAAAGATACGCTTAAGTTCCTGCCGGAAAGTACCCGTGAGGAAGAAGTTAAGAAAGCTTGCAGAAGATGTTTTCAGGCCCTTCGAATCGATGTCAACAATGAATTTGAAGTTTTATATGACTTTTTGGAAAAGCTCCCGTCAGCTCTTGCTTCGGGTGGACGTGTGGCCATACTGACCTTTCACTCAGGAGAAGACCGACTGGTTAAAAAATCTTTCAAACAATTACTCCGTGCCGGTATCTACCGTGAAATTGCTCCTGATGCCATACGTCCTTCAGCAGAAGAATGTAATTCCAACAGCCGTGCCCGTTCCGCAAAACTGCGTTGGGCAATCAAAGCTTAA